One stretch of Nocardioides perillae DNA includes these proteins:
- a CDS encoding benzoate/H(+) symporter BenE family transporter, with protein sequence MAAASGVLAAAVVAAPAGVVESAAGLALLGTLAASLREALEEEAERVPAVVCLLVAASGGAVLGIGTAFWALVAGLLVRGVLRAGRPTDGRAGRRG encoded by the coding sequence GTGGCCGCCGCGTCCGGCGTGCTCGCGGCCGCGGTCGTCGCCGCCCCTGCCGGTGTCGTCGAGTCCGCCGCAGGCCTCGCGCTGCTCGGCACGCTCGCAGCCTCGCTGCGCGAGGCGCTCGAGGAGGAGGCCGAGCGGGTGCCGGCGGTCGTGTGCCTGCTGGTCGCCGCGTCGGGCGGGGCCGTGCTCGGCATCGGCACCGCCTTCTGGGCCCTGGTCGCGGGCCTGCTCGTGCGCGGCGTCCTGCGCGCAGGGCGTCCGACCGACGGTCGGGCCGGCCGGAGGGGGTGA
- the heR gene encoding heliorhodopsin HeR: MPEHRAHTAADQPTHDLGDRRLRRLRTWNVALTVLHAAQAAAVLLLAADFSIDVTTAYPVGPPGTRVPQAEAAFAVPIGLSIALFLGLAALDHLVTGVLARQRYERCLARGVNPFRWVEYSVSATVMIGLIALYAGVVQVTALIAIVGANVAMILFGWVQERSNPPGRGSADMVPFWFGCIAGAAPWVVITVNLVGAGEVPTFVLGIFFSLFAFFTSFAVNQWLQYRQVGPWRDYGFGELVYLVLSLGAKSALAWQIFAGSLAA, encoded by the coding sequence GTGCCCGAACACCGAGCCCACACCGCTGCGGACCAGCCCACCCACGACCTCGGCGACCGGCGCCTGCGCCGGCTGCGCACCTGGAACGTCGCCCTGACCGTCCTCCACGCGGCACAGGCCGCCGCCGTGCTGCTGCTGGCCGCCGACTTCTCGATCGACGTCACGACCGCCTACCCGGTCGGCCCGCCGGGCACGCGCGTGCCGCAGGCCGAGGCGGCCTTCGCCGTGCCGATCGGTCTCAGCATCGCGCTCTTCCTGGGCCTCGCGGCCCTCGACCACCTCGTCACCGGTGTCCTGGCGCGCCAGCGATACGAGCGGTGCCTCGCCCGCGGCGTCAATCCCTTCCGGTGGGTCGAGTACAGCGTGAGCGCCACCGTCATGATCGGCCTGATCGCCCTCTACGCAGGCGTCGTGCAGGTCACCGCCCTCATCGCGATCGTGGGGGCCAACGTCGCGATGATCCTCTTCGGCTGGGTCCAGGAGCGCAGCAACCCGCCCGGTCGTGGCAGCGCCGACATGGTCCCCTTCTGGTTCGGCTGCATCGCCGGTGCGGCGCCCTGGGTGGTCATCACCGTCAACCTCGTCGGCGCCGGGGAGGTCCCCACCTTCGTGCTCGGGATCTTCTTCTCCCTCTTCGCCTTCTTCACGAGCTTCGCGGTCAACCAGTGGCTGCAGTACCGCCAGGTCGGCCCGTGGCGCGACTACGGTTTCGGCGAGCTCGTCTACCTCGTGCTGAGCCTCGGCGCGAAGTCGGCCCTCGCCTGGCAGATCTTCGCCGGCTCGCTCGCCGCCTGA
- a CDS encoding HNH endonuclease signature motif containing protein has product MADHRDHAPQHPLLAALACLDTDLHHASGTPIWSLTPSEAEAALIGLAKCRARLAALELTTVAAADRAGVGDATGATSTGAHWARLTHQTRAKSVATVRHAAALEARHGTVLAAMSTGAVLPEQAEVICKAVDALPVTRVGVAVFDAARAHLLELAAMFDAVELKRLGDRILDVVAPDIADDVERERLEREEAAAAAAASFTMTRDGHGKAHGRFTIPAAEADMLATALDALTAPRHHHATHGTDPIPVDQHGNRAPRPLRRGQAFCEYVRTRHRPADGAADATTTPQAGGVDATVTVTLDLAQLTGTGPGADAPATLSTGTRITAAKARLWACGAGIVPVVLGGASQPLDVGRTRRYFTKTQRLALARLQGGCTAEGCDWPPSMCHAHHRTPWHAGGSTDLHQGYLLCPRHHARAHDPAYETTYHRHRITFARTRPMRT; this is encoded by the coding sequence ATGGCAGACCACCGCGACCACGCACCGCAGCACCCGCTGCTGGCTGCGTTGGCCTGCCTCGACACCGACCTGCACCACGCGTCGGGTACGCCGATCTGGTCACTGACCCCGAGTGAGGCGGAGGCGGCGCTGATCGGGCTGGCGAAGTGTCGTGCCCGCCTCGCCGCGCTCGAGCTCACCACCGTCGCCGCCGCGGACCGGGCTGGTGTCGGTGACGCCACGGGTGCGACGTCGACCGGGGCGCACTGGGCAAGGCTGACCCACCAGACCCGCGCCAAGTCCGTCGCCACCGTCCGCCACGCCGCGGCGCTCGAGGCACGCCACGGCACCGTCCTCGCGGCGATGAGCACAGGTGCGGTGCTGCCCGAGCAGGCCGAGGTCATCTGCAAGGCCGTCGACGCGCTGCCGGTGACCCGGGTCGGGGTCGCAGTGTTCGACGCCGCCCGCGCCCACCTGCTGGAGCTGGCGGCCATGTTCGACGCGGTCGAGCTGAAGCGGCTCGGTGACCGGATCCTCGACGTCGTGGCCCCCGACATCGCCGACGACGTCGAACGCGAGCGCCTCGAACGCGAAGAAGCAGCAGCAGCCGCGGCAGCCTCGTTCACGATGACCCGCGACGGACACGGCAAGGCCCACGGCCGGTTCACCATCCCCGCCGCCGAAGCCGACATGCTCGCCACTGCCCTCGACGCCCTGACCGCACCCCGACACCACCACGCCACCCATGGCACCGACCCGATCCCGGTCGACCAGCACGGCAACCGGGCCCCTCGACCGCTACGACGGGGGCAGGCGTTCTGCGAGTACGTCCGCACCCGCCACCGCCCCGCCGACGGGGCCGCTGACGCCACCACGACGCCTCAGGCCGGTGGTGTGGACGCGACCGTCACCGTCACCCTGGACCTGGCACAGCTCACCGGCACCGGCCCCGGCGCCGACGCACCGGCCACCTTGTCGACCGGCACCCGCATCACCGCCGCGAAAGCCCGCCTGTGGGCGTGCGGCGCCGGGATCGTGCCCGTCGTGCTCGGCGGCGCCTCCCAACCCCTCGACGTCGGACGCACCCGGCGGTACTTCACCAAGACCCAACGCCTCGCCCTCGCCCGCCTCCAAGGCGGCTGCACCGCCGAGGGCTGCGACTGGCCGCCCTCGATGTGCCACGCCCACCACCGCACCCCCTGGCACGCCGGCGGCAGCACCGACCTCCACCAGGGCTACCTGCTCTGCCCCAGACACCACGCCAGGGCACACGACCCCGCCTACGAGACCACCTACCACCGCCACCGGATCACCTTCGCCCGCACCCGGCCCATGCGGACCTGA
- a CDS encoding 2-phosphosulfolactate phosphatase yields MTRPVDPSGDVAAALAQQSHAVRSAWGPTGGVAAAADVAVVVDVLSFSTAVTVAVARGTEVHPFRWRDERAAAHAREVGAVLAVGRLDASRGSGPPAPSLSPAALLTGPLPPRLVLPSPNGATTTVALAAAGAQVVSACLRNVSAVVSWLVPHLQAGRSVVVVAAGERWPVDDSLRPALEDDLGAGAVLAGLAARGHAHRLSPEARVAAAGWRAAAPDVADLLRDCAGGRELAAKGFAADVDVAAALDASPVVPQLVEGAFRAV; encoded by the coding sequence GTGACGAGGCCGGTCGACCCCAGCGGTGACGTGGCCGCCGCGCTCGCGCAGCAGTCGCACGCCGTGAGGTCGGCGTGGGGTCCGACCGGTGGCGTGGCCGCGGCGGCGGACGTCGCGGTCGTGGTCGACGTCCTGAGCTTCTCGACCGCCGTCACCGTCGCGGTGGCCCGGGGGACCGAGGTGCACCCGTTCCGGTGGCGCGACGAGCGTGCCGCGGCACACGCCCGCGAGGTCGGCGCCGTGCTCGCGGTGGGTCGTCTGGACGCGAGCCGCGGCAGCGGGCCGCCGGCGCCGTCGCTGTCGCCCGCGGCCCTGCTGACGGGTCCGCTGCCGCCTCGCCTGGTGCTGCCCTCGCCCAACGGTGCCACCACCACCGTCGCACTCGCCGCGGCCGGCGCCCAGGTCGTCTCGGCTTGCCTGCGCAACGTCTCGGCGGTCGTGTCCTGGTTGGTCCCTCACCTCCAGGCGGGGCGATCGGTGGTCGTGGTCGCGGCGGGGGAGCGTTGGCCCGTCGACGACTCCCTCCGGCCGGCGCTCGAGGACGACCTCGGCGCCGGAGCCGTGCTGGCCGGCCTGGCGGCTCGCGGCCACGCGCACCGGCTGAGCCCGGAGGCCCGTGTGGCGGCCGCGGGTTGGCGGGCTGCCGCACCCGACGTCGCCGACCTGCTGCGTGATTGCGCCGGTGGGCGCGAGCTGGCCGCGAAGGGGTTCGCCGCCGACGTCGACGTGGCCGCCGCCCTCGACGCGTCCCCCGTGGTGCCGCAGCTCGTCGAGGGAGCATTCCGCGCGGTGTGA
- a CDS encoding DUF2695 domain-containing protein, with product MGTEVTGGPAVPARGGGGASGVAGPSVELQPDPLVGECVLCFTARVVGEHGCDGTLRWIGRFRELAAPAATGVEARLARRGEPCDGRVVLDGWRLTREACVRDVHTDELSVPDPMPWCLGVRPGSSRPCGLWELSRPGARGVVVGRHGNGCRWPPRRAA from the coding sequence GTGGGCACGGAGGTGACAGGGGGCCCGGCTGTCCCCGCGCGGGGTGGAGGTGGCGCGTCGGGCGTCGCCGGGCCGTCGGTCGAGCTGCAGCCTGACCCGCTGGTGGGGGAGTGCGTGCTGTGCTTCACCGCGCGGGTCGTGGGGGAGCACGGCTGCGACGGCACGCTGCGGTGGATCGGCCGTTTCCGCGAGCTGGCAGCGCCCGCCGCCACGGGGGTGGAGGCGCGGCTGGCGCGCCGCGGGGAGCCGTGCGACGGCCGGGTCGTCCTCGACGGGTGGCGGCTCACCCGCGAGGCGTGCGTGCGTGACGTCCACACCGACGAGCTGTCCGTGCCCGACCCGATGCCGTGGTGCCTCGGTGTCAGGCCGGGGTCCTCGCGGCCCTGCGGTCTGTGGGAGCTGAGTCGCCCCGGTGCGCGCGGCGTGGTGGTGGGTCGGCACGGCAACGGGTGTCGGTGGCCCCCGAGGCGGGCGGCGTGA